The genomic window ttgttttaatttaaaaaattatgatggatatatataaataattattggGTGTAGTCTAATATTTATCTCTTTTATATCTCATTTAATTTGAATCTTGATAGTTAAGtgttggccaaattttaataaagtgTTGGTCCCTAAATTTTCTCTGATATTTTATTCTCACAaaagtttatataaaaaaattcttttgattaaatgataaaaatatgactttttaaaaactaattagcATGCAAGAATATTTTACAATATATAggaataaattaatcttacataaTAGAGTaagtttataaattataaatcttGAAAAAAATGCCCCATAATTAATATTATATCAAAACTACTCTAGTTTTTATTCTTTCAAATTTCGCTTTTTATACTAATTAATTTCTATAATATCAATCTTTATTTTAGTATTCgatgaaagtgaaaaaaaaaacataaaagagaaatgaaAACATGATCCTACCTGAACTGTATCCCAAAGTTTTTGAACATTGCTATCTCGCATGGAAAGCTGAACAAGTTTTTGAGGCCAACAAATAGAGGGAACAAACTTAAGTGGACATTTATTCCATTCAATATACCTCAAGTCATTAGGAAGTTGAAAATTTTCTAAAAGCACTCTGTTCCGTTCAAGATCTATGTTGACATTTCCTCTTAAAGCAAGTAACCTTAATTTTGCCATCTTCCTTAATGCAATGATGATTATACATGgatctattgtaatttgattcaTATCCACAATCATGCTTTCAACTCCATGAATATCCTGCAAAATTGATAAGCATTGGAATACAATGTTAGTACCATGTTGCTGTAAGCAATATTTTGATACATACATGCATAGACTCATCTTGAAGACCAAACCTTTAAATCATAATTTCCTTACTCTTTCATCTTGGAAAATATTGCAGACTTCTTCGGTATTCCACAACCTTGTTTGTTGACCACCATTTTTGCTATATTCTTCATGAATGATTTTCCAACACATTTCCTGTATCAAACTATGCATTTGGATGTATTTATAATCACCATTTGAATAAATACTTATAAGAGACTTGTCCAATAGACTTTTTATTCCTATATCTGCAAAGAAATCACAAGAATTTAATATTCTTGTTATTTCCTCCATTTTATGTCCATGGAAAAAGCATGCAACATCTAAAAGGATGCTTTTTTCAACATCATCTAATGCATTATAACTCAACCTCAACACCTTCTGAATATCTGCATTGGGATACTTCCTTAATTTTTTCAATGCACTATCCCATTCACCTACACTTTTGCCGCGAAGAAATGATCCCAAAATTTTCAAAGCCAATGGAATGCCCTTAGCATAATCTATGACTCTAGCTGTTACCTCACCATACTCTGCTTTGGGATGGGGATCAGAAAAGGCATAATGGCTAAAAAGTTTATAGGAGTCTCCATTACTCATTTGCTTGATTTCATGAATTTGTTCAACTCCTCCACTTGTAAGTACACTCCTGTCCCTTGTTGTCAAAATGACAATGCTACCAGAACATAGGCAAGTACGCAAACCTGGAACCAAATCAGTTGCAATTGGCGAATCAACCACATCATCCAGTACAATCAAAGCCCTCTTCTTCTTGAGTTTACTTTGAGTGCGAGAGTCTAGTACTCCAATATTGGTATTATGAAGATCTTGGTTTAATAATTGGGAGAGAAGTCTGCTGCATATGTCACTGAGACATGGCTTTCCTAATTCTCTTGAATTTGACAAGAAGCAAGAGCCTTCATATTGAGAagagtaattattgaagagagcCTGAGCAATGGTTGACTTACCAATACCGCCCATACCCCAAATTCCAATCACAAGAACCTTCTCCATCTTGAGTCTCATCAAAGATTCAACGCGGGTATAGTTTGTGTTACAAATAAAAGGTCTTTTGAGTCCATCTATGAAGCACTTGTTCTTCAGACAATGTGGCAAAATTGCTTTTACGATGTCACTAATTAGCTTAGCTTCATCATCCCTGGCAAAAGATAACCACAGCATAGATCGAAGTGAAAATGGATAAACATATATAGTTCCTTGGAAGAGCTCATCTTCTATCTGGCAGTTGCAAGCCGGGCTATAGCCTCGGCATTAGTTCGAGAAGATGAACACGGACAACAGCCTATCTACTTTGTCAGCAAAGCTCTGCAGAAGgcagaactaaactatcaaaagatagaaaagtttgcataTGCCCTTATTATCACTTCTAGAAGGCTTCGACCTTATTTCCAATGTCACACTATAAAGGTCCAAACTAATAAACCCATGAAGCATATTCTTCAGAAAACAGACATTGCAGGCAAAATGCTTCAATGGGTAATAAAATTTTCCGAATTTGATTTAAGGTATGAAACTCGAACATCGGTGAAGTCCTAATATCTGGTGGACTTTGCGGCAAAATATATGGAAGCCCAGGAAACTTCAACAAGCTGGAGTTTGTATGTAGATGGATTATCCAACAAAGTTGTAAGTAGAGTGGGAGTAATTTTGGAAAATCAAGAAGGAACTCGGATTGAACTCTCATTAAAGTTTGAGTTTCTTGCTTCTAACAATCAAGCAAAATATGAGGCCTTACTTGCTcacttgaagctggctaaagaagtcggGGCAGAAAGATTGATTGTGTTTAATGACTCTCAAGTGATAACCTCCTAAGTCAATGAGACTTACTAGGCTAAGGATCCAAACATGAAGAAGTACTTGGAAGAATCACGAGAATATTTAACTCAATTCTCAAAAACAAAATTCCGACATATAACTCGAAAATCCAATATCCGAGCTGATGCCCTCTCTAAATGAGTTGGCACCAAGCCAGGGGGCAGCAATAGAAGCTtaatccaggaaactctccacgCACCATCAATGTTAAAAGGAGACGACAAGTCGGGAACAATGACCGTATCCAACTAAAACCTAGGACGGATTCCCCCCATAATCGAATATCTTAAATTCAATATCATCTTTGGAGAAGAAAGGAAAGCAATGAGGCTCATAAGGGAAGCACAAAACTATACCTTGGTCCACAATATTCTCTACAAATGAGGAGTATCCACACCTCTATTGAAGTGTGTCCTGACCTCGAAGGCTAAGGAGGTCttagaaaaaaaaatcacttaGGAGCACGGTCACTAACCAAGAAAGTGATCCGAGCCCTTTTTTTGCCGACCTTGCAAAGGGAGGTGGTCGACCTCGTTAAAAAATGTCTGCCTTGTCAAAAGCATGCCAACATCCACGTAGCACCTCCAGAAGAACTCATTAGCAttacttcaccctggccatttgcaaaatggggtctAGACCTCCTTGATCCATATCCACAGGCACCCGGGTAGGTAAAGTACCTTATAGTTGGGATTGATTATTTCACTAAGTGGATTGAGACAGAATCCTTGACAACCATCACAGCTCAAAAAATTCAGAATTTTCTTTACAAGAATATTGTTACCCGGATTGGAGTTCTACACTCCATTACCACGGACAATGGAACTTAGTTTACCGACTCAGCCTTCAGAAGCTTGATGGCAAGCCTCAAAATTGAACACCAGTTCACGTCGATAGAATATCCCTAAGCCAATGGACAAGTAGAAGCTACGAAGAAAGTCGTACTTATCGGGTTAAAGCGCCAACTACAAGACGCAAAGAGAGTCTGGACAGATGAGCCCCCTTAAGTCTTGTGGGTATATCAGACAACTCTCCACTCCACAACTGGGAAATCACCTTTCTGACTTGCTTGCGGCATAGAAGCCATGATTCCCATAGAAGTCACTGAAGAATCTCCAAGGGTTAGATTATATGATGAAGTAGAAAATATTCGAGCACAAAAAGAAGAGCTCGACCtccttccagaagtccgagaccAAGCTCTAATAAAAGAGAAAGCATTGAAGCAAAGAATGGCCTTAAGGTACAATAAGAAAATCATCAAAAGAAGTTTCTCCACAAACAACCTCATATTAATCCGAAAAGACATCGAAGTATAGAAGTCGGGCGAGGAAAAGCTGGTTGcgaactggaaaggaccatataaGGTTGCTGAAATCTTAGAAAATAGTTACTATAAAGTGTCCGATTTGAAGGGGAATGAGCTCCCAAGGTCGTGGCACGCATGTTACTTAaagaggtactacagttagaaagcaAACTTTGCTCCttggtgtactcttttttccaACTTTATGGTTTTTTTCGAAAAGGGTTTTCCTGAAGgagttttaacgaggcaccatagTAAGAGCTAACGGTAATAAAAAATCCTTAATAGCAAGAAAACTTATGTAAATTTTTTCTACTTATTAATGATAAATCATCTTTTTTATTGATTTTCCCTTCAAACACATTAGTTTAAACTCGAAAAATCGTGTAAATCCTTGCCCAATCTGAGTGGTCAGCAAGATGAAGCGACGAACTACAAATTAGTGTAAGAAGTTATGTAAGCAGTTCGTGATCTGACCTTAAAAGAGTTGGCCTGAAACAAAATGCAAGAGTAACTTGATAAGCCCGACTACTCAAAGTCAGAATTCAAATAACTAAGGAAAAACAAAATTtacaatcaaaaaattaaaaaatgtctTATTTAGTTTGCCGACGTCTTTTCCAACTTAGTGAGAGTAGCATCAAAAGCTACCAAAGTGacttcataaaaatttttaagtcatAAAGGGATAACAGAAATAGCTACAACTAAGTAAAGGATGATAAGGAAATACTCATTCATGCAAAAAACTACCATACATCCAAGTAGTGGAAAAAAGTCTTTAAGTAGGAAAAAATAAAGTGTTCAAACTACGActattacaaaattaaaattgttCATACagacccacaagccgggccatcCAGATActtaaaagataataaaaaaatctaagGAGGAGGAACTTGGTCATTGGAAGTCGAGTTAGAAACGTCCTCGGGCTGGAGGTCGGAAGAGTTTCGGGCTGCATAGTAGAAATCGGGAGAGTTCCAGAAGGAGTAGGCTTATCATCCAATCGAGTGGGAAAAATCTGAGAAGCCTGTCCAATTTGTGCCTCTGAGGTCTTCGGATCGGGTATAGGAGTGTCTTCCTCATCTTGAAGGGTAGGAACAATCTTCCCATTAACCATAATATTATCGGGGTGGATAAGGGAGAGATCCGCCTCGGGAGCAACAACTTGGAACTGAGCCTTTAGATTCTCCACCATCTCGTCCATGCCTTCGGCTATGGTCTCCTCAAGCTCTGCATATTTCTCTCTAGACTTAGCGACCTCATCTACTAAGTCAAGCTTCTCCCCAAAGACTCTGGTATAACTCTCCTCGGCCTTCTTTTTTAAGCCCTCCGCCATGACTAAAGTTGCCTCTGCCTGTTTTACTCTCTTTAGATTTTCCAAGGTCGGACAAAAGTGACTCTTTTTTGCCCTCCAATTCCTTCTTTGTTTCCCTTAAGGATGCCACTTCAACTTGAAGGTTAGCCAAAGCATGCTGGGTGGTATCGAGGGGAGTCCTCTCCAACTCCTTTAACAATGAAGCACACACCCCGACCGCATGAATTCCACCTCGGACAAGTACTTGAAGGTGGTTCTTTAtggaaacatcatccatactaaTGGAACTATTTGGAAGGATGTGTTTTTTGACCCAAGCCACCGCATCAAAGCTCTGCTCATAGACACCCACTGATTCGATGGTCTTCTATTTTTTAGGCTTTGGCTCGTGATTGGGGTGGAAGAAGAACTATTTGTTTTACCAAACTGGAGGGAGGGGAGTTGGTTGAGGAGTCGGATCAGCAATTATTTTTACCGAGGCAGAAGCTCCCGAGTCCGacttagaaggagatgagaggtaGTCCAAATCACCTGCCTCTTTTAGTTGTATGCTTCGTGCAACAACATTCTTCTTGATAGTCCGAAGTGTTTTCATAGCAGCCGACTTAGGAGCTATTTTTTCTATACGACATCAAAGTCAGGTTACATTAGTCACTAAGACATTTTGACAATGCCATatctataaaaagaaaaaaagactaCCTAGCTCGGATTGAAGTTGGCTCGAATTTCCTAAATATCACTTGATATCCAGATAAGGAGCTCGACCCTAGTACTCCTGGAACAACCCGACTACACTCTCTTCAACCTCATCTAAATCATCTAAGTTATACTTAACTATCACATGATATACTTCCCAATACAAAGGGAAAAAGGGCTCATCCCCCTCGCCTAGAAAGAAAGATCGGACATCTTCTATAACACGgatcttaaaaaagtaatttttaaagttATGGAAAGAATCATCAAAAATGGCAAAAACCTTCCTACCCTGAATAGCTTGGAAAGAGATCCAGCCCTGTTTCTTGGAGCTGAAAGGCTTGGTTGAGgacaaaaagataaaagaaaacttTAAGAGAATGAAGGATATCAAGTTCCCGACAAAGGAGCTAGTATATTTTCAAGAAATTCCAAAAATTAGGATGAAGTTGAGAAGGAGCAACATTATAGAATTTAAGAATCTCGGATTCAAAATCAGAAAAGGGAAGGGTAACTCCTAATCTTGTAAAAAAGCAATCATACACATAGATTAAATGATGATCCGACTTGTCAAGTCGGAGAAAACAGACCCTCTCTTCAGGGTCAACTACTACAATTTCATTATTTTCTCTCATCTTCCCAATTTAGACATAACCTATGATGCCTACGAAAGATTTCAGCATACTCATTTATGGTGCACAGTTACCAGGGTAACCGTAGAATAACGTGTGCAACAAATGAGAAGACATAacatcttttttatttaaaacacGTCGAACACCCGACGTGATTTTGGGAAGGCGGTACATCCCGACCAAAAGCGCTAATCTATAAGAAAGCAATTGCGATCCACAAATACTTGGATCCGACGAGTTTGAAAGACCAGACTCAAACAGGGGCAATGTTCATACCTTGGCAAAAAATGAAGCCAGACCCAAAATGAATAGAAACCCACTCAAGAGATCTAACTACTACACCTGCCCGACCTCATCGAGGTCGAATACGATAACAACAATTCGGCTTTACTTAGTAACTAACTCCTAAGATATCTCCCTCTTATCTAGAAGGAATATTTCAACAACTTCCTTAGAAAAAAGGGAACTGTCATTTACCATCAAAGGTGAAACTACTCTAAAAGGTGGTTatctattctactataaatacactgatactCTTAGGTATATTAAGAACCCAATCTACCAAAAAAACATGCTTAAAATCCTTGCTAATTTAAGCATCagagtcttttgcaggtaccccccccacctcttcacgaggaactcggacggTGGCACCTCGATACCAGAAGAAGTCGGACGCTGCCTCGAAAAGAGTCTAAACATCACGTTCAGATTCAAAAGCAACCCAATTTCAAGTAACCCTCAGAACAATTATATTTTATGTTAATAGTCCAAatctaaaatttaatatttattattaaatttaaaattttaggatttagaattcaaaatttaaattttaaaatttaaaattcaaaattttaagatttaacATTAAGTTATAtagtttatttaaaatttaaaattaatatctcaatttattatatttaagatttagtatttatcttttaattttaatctCTCAATCTAAATCTTCTTTTCAAATGCAGTCTAATACTTATTAaactctaaaaagaaaaaaaggtatCATTTGAAATTTCAGCCAAAATACACTTAACATAAACAAAAATTGTAATAGCAATATAAAGAAGTTTTTAATTCTTCAACTAAATTTTGGTAAAATCTGATCAAGGATAGTATCCATTTATCACAATCTGATTCAAGCATTTATCTCTAATATATTGTTTTTGAAATTTAAGAATGTTGGAGTGGTTTACCTGTGGTGATCGCATTGGAAGCCAGAAAGATTGGCAGCTTCAGTGAGTGCAGTCCTCCATTGCTCCACTTCTTTACGGTCCGTGGATCTCTCATGCTCAGCGAATGCTGTGTGGTAAGTTCCGGTCTGCTTGCGAACATTTGTGGGTTCTATTCTGTAGAACACTGGAATCACAACAATCacattttcattcttcttcttgcaTTCCATGATCTCCACCAGCTCTCTCAAGCACCACTTTGAGGAAGCATAATTCTCAGAGAAGATAACAAGAAACAAGTTTGAGTCTCTGATGGCCTCAACAAGTTCGCTCCAGATGCCTCCTCCTTTCTGGATTCTGTAATCTATGAACGTCTCAATCTGATTTCTGCGGAGAGCAGAATGAAGATGGCTGGTGAAGCCGTTACGCGTGTCCTCACCTCTGAAGCTGATAAAGACATCGTATTGATGAGTGAGAGATGCttgagaataagaagaagaagcagcagcagcaactGAGAGTGCCATGCCTCTATGTTGGGGGGAATGAATCAGCAGTTAATTATATAAGAAAGAAAATACTTTGTTCTCATCTCACATATGCTGTATTGtgtacaaataaaattaaaagctaCACATTTTCACGAAAcgcaaacaataataataatatcttgTATTAATCTGTGGACTATATGCGATGTAGACTAGGTCTACGTCAACTAAGAAATTACCATCTGATGAGTGGAAGTGTCATCTGTTCAGCAGACTTAATTGGAGTTGTATACATGTAATTATATTAAAACACTCATCACGAAGTTAATTACCGAGTGGTTTCCCTTGGTCTTTCTTAGCTTTGATTAGAAATTTTAATTTGTTCCGATCCACAAGCATCAAGGTAATATACTAATATTGATAGTGTTGATCTTAATCATGTGACGCATGTTTTTGTCCCTTTATCAGTATTAACTTTGAACAACTCAACAACTTGTATTGCATGAATAATAGTtagcaaattaaaatatttagttGTTTACATCATCGAACTAATACGCGTTTTCTAATTCCGTTATTTAGTCTGACTTTCTCCCAAGTCCCAACTACCTTCTTCCTTAACAACTTCAAAATGGATGCTAGATAATCTTTGTTCTGTTTATTAGCTGTTCCAGAAGCACTTCTTATAAATCTCATAAATAAAATCTTTTaagttttaataaacaaaataaatttattttaattgttaatGCATTAAATATGTTAAGAGGATGATGAGTACTTTCGTTTTTCATATTTTTAGTATAGGGttaacaattttttaatttttgggtCAGCAAATAACCAATATTAATATTTTTCTAcagcaaacaaaaaaaatccaaatataTATAAAGAGCATGAGTACATGCTGGCTGCTGAATGATGGTTATGATTTGTTATATTTGTTTGTCCGTGAGACTTTCCGTTTTAGTATTACTTTAAAGACATTTGTTAATTAAGTCATAATCATGATTGTTCTTGCATAGGTTAGCCATTGTATAGTGCGTTCGTCAATGAATGACTGCAGACCTTCTGTTAGAATGAGTTATACTTAGGCAATAGAAGAACAAAGAGGTGTAGAAGAACAAAGAGGTGAGTACCTGTAAATAAAAGATACTTCGATGCTCAAATTAGTAAGTGAATTATAAGCTTTACAAGTTGCAATAtgtccaaatattttttttaccttCCTTTTATATTTGGAATGAGATGTATTCTGTTACATTTCCAAAAAATCTCACTTAAATGAGAAATAATAACGTTTTAGAATATTATTATACGTTTTGGTATTTTCATAACCAAACTATAGTGTTTATAGCCAAGTTATAACGTTTTAACCGAGTTATAACGATCAAATCATAGCCCCATGTTTAGCCTGGTGATATTTTGATAAAGCAAATTGAACTTTTTGAATTATAACTTGGCGATATGAGTTATAAGTATAGAGCCCCAAATCAACttactttattaaaataaaataatttaaaaatgggaGATGATTGAAGTTAAGGTGTATGGAAAAGTGTAGTAATCTTTTTATTGATTGCACCGTTTGCATTTTTCAAGGCGATCTGGTCTATTGATATGAAAAGGAAGTAACCATCAAGAGTTTTTTATAGAACCGAATGGTTTCATTAAATATGGTATTTTGAGTTCGTTGTTATTGAAATCCTGAGAGGATTCATAAAAGCAACTTTACTTTCTTTGAAGCGTTTTGTGAAGCCATACAACCATGAGTAAAAGAAGTTAGTTTGctttatttgtttttctgttctatcatttctttttcttcattttttttttttggaaaaaattatGGGTGAGAAAAAAGCAATTTTTACCATTGATCTTAGTTTTGGTTCCAAGATTTGTTGTCAGCCCTTGAtttgaaacaaaaagaaagagctcctttctcttttttttttttcttgaattgaGCAACATTGAAAAAAGTAGTTTCAACAAGCTAAAATAATTACATATAAAtgaaactaaaaaattataatttacttCTGAATAAACATTTGATTTGATCTTTCCTTACAACTTCAATATTtgactttttctctttttttttctttgatgtttgatgttaaaGATTACCTTTTTTCAGTTGAACCTAATTTGAGATATCTTCATTTATTTACaatgttgtttttttttctttggtttttgatTAGCACCTTCGACGCAATGGTTGGTGCAAAGGAGAATGCTTCTATTTAGCTTGGATCCTTTCTTGACTGCAAATTACTTGGGGCTACAAACCATTTTCAACCtaaatactaaatatttgttattatcaaaatattattaattttttaaactcaacaaatttgaTTTTATCTCTTAGCTCCAACTTTtgacttttctctttctttctttttcaatacTTGTGTTAAGTCTAAGTTGATTTTGGGTTTTacaaatgatgacaaacattctTTGGATTGAAAGCCCAATGCTATTTAATGGGTGTTTTAATTGTTGCGGGCCCAATTGTCCAAGTTCATGCTGCATCAGCCCAAACCAACATAAGTTTCAGCAAATCAACATGCTAAAGCTCCCAACACTTAGTGTTCATTTGCTCCTTAGTGCTCCAAGAGTAATAATCAAGCCCAATGCTTCTCAGAGCACCGCTCAGCATATTAAATGGTCATATATTTGCTAAATTCAATAAGAGGACAGTTGGATCATGCAAGGACAGGTGTGGCTCAAATAAAGCAAGAAGGACAGAAGGACACTCCACTAACCCAAGGACATCATCAGAGCAATACTTGGATCGTGGTTGAGCAAAAACACAAACTTGCATAGAGCAGTAGCAGCAGGAAAATGGAGCAAAATGAAAAAGGAGTGCATGCCTTGGAAGAAAGCCAAGCAAAGGACAACAGCGGTGGTGGACGGGCTCCTCAACTAGCAGAGTTAGTGGAGCATGATGAAGAAAGGACTGCATGCTAGCAGTGATAGTTTCAACGAGCAGCTGgtacaagaaaatggaagaggCAGAAATGAAGGCAAGTAGAAGACATATAAGAAGCCTCATTCCATCATTTCAAAGCAAGAAAAAGAGAGCACACATTCATATCACCATCTCAAACATTGAGCTGgaatctttttcttctactcaagCTTAATTTTATTCTGATCTTTGTATTATGGCTATCTTGTgtcattttttgtttttgagaAAAGGCTGATCTTGAGAGGTTGAAAATGCAAGAGAGAAAAGGCATGAGTGATGCATAATAGCCACTAATTTCTGATGTATTGATTTGTTGAACTAGGATTAGTTTCCCTTtctagttgggttagcacttggtgaATTTGAATCTGTTTAGATTCTCCTTCCTAGTTGGGACAGCACTATGGGAAACTAAGCTTTGGTGAAGAAAGCTTAGGGGCAAatactagttgaattagggaGTAATTCAATAATATTGATGTATGTAATATGTGAATTTTAGTGAAAATTTTACCAtggtttgtggtggagactggatgtaggattTATTGCATAAAAAATCCAAACCAAGATACATGCTGGCCTTTATCTTTTCTTCCATATTCTTTACTTGTACTGcgcatgagacaaaatgaaataatCTCCTGCAACTTTAGCTTTCGCTAAAAC from Arachis ipaensis cultivar K30076 chromosome B09, Araip1.1, whole genome shotgun sequence includes these protein-coding regions:
- the LOC107614868 gene encoding toll/interleukin-1 receptor-like protein codes for the protein MALSVAAAASSSYSQASLTHQYDVFISFRGEDTRNGFTSHLHSALRRNQIETFIDYRIQKGGGIWSELVEAIRDSNLFLVIFSENYASSKWCLRELVEIMECKKKNENVIVVIPVFYRIEPTNVRKQTGTYHTAFAEHERSTDRKEVEQWRTALTEAANLSGFQCDHHR